In the Malania oleifera isolate guangnan ecotype guangnan chromosome 1, ASM2987363v1, whole genome shotgun sequence genome, one interval contains:
- the LOC131156062 gene encoding uncharacterized protein LOC131156062: MNSRVGAVLERDKLLVWEAPNKMESDLSHRRPSYFSGCVSPSTSCLPVHDEYSRIRIGSGSGGGGGGCRRRWKNLLKRLVRESKSIYGSKPLTFQYDAVSYSQNFDDGCHDDACYSGRFRRSEVRDFRWGSRVIE; encoded by the exons ATGAACTCTCGCGTTGGGGCCGTGTTGGAGAGAGATAAACTACTGGTGTGGGAGGCACCCAACAAG ATGGAGAGCGATCTTTCCCACCGGCGCCCGTCGTACTTCTCCGGCTGCGTGTCGCCGTCGACGTCGTGCCTCCCGGTGCACGACGAGTACTCTCGCATTCGCATCGGCAGCGgcagcggcggcggcggcggcggctgCCGGCGGCGTTGGAAGAACCTCCTCAAGAGGCTCGTCAGAGAGAGCAAGAGCATATACGGGTCCAAGCCCCTGACTTTCCAGTACGACGCCGTTAGCTACTCCCAGAATTTCGACGACGGATGCCACGACGACGCGTGCTACTCCGGCCGATTTCGCCGGTCGGAGGTCAGAGATTTCAGATGGGGTTCCCGTGTAATTGAGTAA